One Pseudorhodoplanes sinuspersici DNA segment encodes these proteins:
- a CDS encoding MlaD family protein, whose translation METRANYILIGLFSLAVIFGAFGFVYWFHHVGGTGERMLYRVVFEGPIGGLRSGATVSFNGIRVGEVTQLTLDPRDPKQALATISVDANTPVRADTQVSLDTQGLTGIAVLALRGGSPTAGPVTTKLDDIPVLTAGSSSSQDMMAAARDVARRIDSVLADNEKALKNSLRNIETFTEVLSDVLSKNSDSLTKTIQSFEKTATNVEAFSETLSRNSEKIDNILAGVDNLIGGPDGKGDVPEAVRAIKATAENLDKKIDALAADGRRTLYTIDRAVKNFDENPTRLIFGGGKPATTGTVPATSQRRAR comes from the coding sequence ATGGAAACCAGAGCAAATTATATTCTGATCGGATTGTTCTCCCTCGCCGTCATCTTTGGCGCGTTCGGGTTCGTCTACTGGTTCCATCATGTCGGCGGCACCGGCGAGCGCATGCTGTATCGTGTTGTGTTCGAGGGTCCGATCGGTGGATTGCGCTCCGGTGCGACCGTCTCGTTCAACGGTATTCGCGTTGGTGAAGTCACCCAATTGACGCTCGATCCGCGGGATCCGAAACAGGCGCTCGCCACCATCTCCGTCGATGCCAACACACCGGTGCGGGCCGACACGCAGGTCAGCCTCGATACGCAGGGCCTGACCGGCATTGCCGTGCTGGCCTTGCGCGGCGGCTCGCCGACAGCTGGCCCTGTCACCACGAAACTCGACGACATTCCGGTTCTGACGGCTGGCTCAAGTTCGTCGCAGGACATGATGGCGGCGGCGCGCGATGTCGCACGGCGCATCGATTCTGTGCTGGCTGACAATGAGAAAGCGCTCAAGAACTCGCTGCGCAACATCGAGACCTTCACGGAAGTGCTTTCGGATGTGCTCTCGAAGAATTCGGATTCGCTTACGAAGACAATCCAGAGCTTCGAAAAGACGGCCACCAATGTGGAAGCCTTCTCGGAGACGCTGTCGCGCAACTCGGAAAAGATCGACAACATCCTGGCCGGCGTCGACAATCTCATCGGCGGCCCCGACGGCAAAGGCGACGTGCCGGAAGCGGTGCGTGCGATCAAGGCGACGGCGGAAAATCTCGACAAAAAGATCGATGCACTGGCGGCCGATGGACGGCGCACGCTCTACACGATCGATCGTGCGGTGAAAAACTTCGACGAAAACCCGACACGCCTCATCTTCGGCGGCGGCAAGCCGGCGACCACCGGCACGGTACCGGCAACGTCGCAGCGGCGGGCGCGCTAG
- a CDS encoding ABC transporter ATP-binding protein: MSITDNVLSLFDDEAPATLDISQDIALRVRNLQVNFKRQKVLKGVNFDVKRGEILGFVGASGAGKSVLLRTMIGLIQPSEGTIEVFGQEFSRAKELRDQLIERHWGILFQHGALFSALTVRQNVQFPMREYLKLSPRLLDEIAAAKLKMVGLPPEALNKMPSELSGGMIKRVALARALALDPAIVFLDEPTSGLDPISAGEFDNLIRTLQRTLGLTVFMVTHDLDSLHSVCDRIAVLADGKVIAAGPMSTMLASEHPWLKAYFRGKRGRVGATM; this comes from the coding sequence ATGTCCATCACCGATAATGTTCTCTCGCTTTTCGATGACGAAGCGCCGGCGACGCTCGACATTTCGCAGGATATCGCACTGCGGGTGCGCAACCTGCAGGTCAATTTCAAGCGTCAGAAAGTTTTGAAGGGCGTGAATTTCGACGTGAAGCGCGGCGAAATTCTCGGCTTTGTCGGCGCATCCGGCGCTGGCAAGTCTGTGCTCCTGCGCACCATGATCGGCCTTATTCAGCCGAGCGAAGGCACCATCGAAGTGTTCGGCCAGGAATTCTCCAGGGCCAAGGAACTGCGCGACCAACTGATCGAGCGGCACTGGGGCATCCTGTTCCAGCACGGCGCCCTGTTCTCGGCGTTGACGGTGCGCCAGAACGTGCAATTCCCGATGCGCGAATATCTCAAACTGTCGCCGCGGCTGCTCGACGAGATCGCCGCGGCCAAACTGAAAATGGTCGGCCTGCCGCCGGAAGCGCTGAACAAGATGCCGTCGGAACTCTCCGGCGGCATGATCAAGCGCGTCGCCCTCGCCCGCGCCCTGGCGCTCGATCCGGCGATCGTGTTTCTCGACGAGCCGACATCGGGCCTCGATCCGATCAGCGCCGGCGAATTCGACAACCTGATCCGCACCCTGCAGCGCACTTTGGGGCTGACGGTTTTCATGGTAACCCATGACCTCGACTCTCTGCATTCCGTCTGTGACCGAATTGCCGTGCTTGCCGATGGCAAAGTGATTGCCGCAGGGCCGATGTCGACAATGCTCGCTTCGGAGCATCCTTGGTTGAAAGCATATTTCCGCGGCAAACGCGGGCGCGTTGGCGCGACGATGTGA
- a CDS encoding ABC transporter permease, whose product MSVKALLTGRVSGERLELVAAGDWTADQARELEQQVIRATPAPKGPVKTLRIDMQGVAKLDTYGAWLLERLLRGSSEKGIRADVVGLPEQFRVIVETVHQTTEVPNPERVRRNYIGDWFETIGENIVEIVRSGALFAQMLGAVTVAGLRILWRPRSFRFISMVNQIDLVGWRAVPIILLITFLIGAILAQQGIFHFRKFGADVFVVDMVGILVLREIGVLIVCVMVAGRSGSAYTAELGSMKMREEIDALQTMGFDPISVLVLPRILALVIAVPMLTFLGEMAALYGAGLVASLYGNIQPDVFLQRLREVISLDHFMVGMIKAPFMALVIGIVACVRGLETKGSAESLGLQTTNAVVQSIFLVIVLDGVFAVFFAAIDK is encoded by the coding sequence ATGAGCGTAAAAGCGTTGCTCACCGGGAGGGTCAGCGGCGAGCGGCTTGAGCTCGTAGCGGCTGGCGACTGGACGGCTGATCAGGCCCGTGAGCTTGAGCAGCAGGTGATCCGCGCAACGCCGGCCCCGAAGGGGCCGGTGAAGACTCTCCGCATCGACATGCAAGGGGTCGCCAAGCTCGACACCTATGGCGCCTGGCTGCTCGAGCGTCTCTTGCGTGGCAGCAGCGAGAAGGGCATTCGCGCCGATGTCGTCGGGCTTCCGGAGCAGTTTCGCGTCATCGTCGAGACGGTTCATCAGACCACCGAAGTTCCCAATCCCGAACGCGTTCGGCGCAACTATATCGGAGATTGGTTCGAGACGATCGGCGAGAACATCGTCGAGATCGTCAGATCGGGTGCATTGTTCGCGCAGATGCTTGGCGCGGTGACCGTCGCAGGGCTGCGCATTCTGTGGCGGCCGCGCAGCTTCCGCTTCATCTCGATGGTGAACCAGATCGACCTCGTCGGCTGGCGGGCTGTCCCGATCATCCTTTTGATCACCTTTCTGATCGGCGCCATTCTGGCGCAGCAAGGCATCTTCCATTTCCGCAAGTTCGGCGCCGATGTCTTCGTCGTCGACATGGTCGGCATCCTGGTGCTGCGCGAGATCGGCGTTCTGATCGTCTGCGTCATGGTCGCCGGCCGTTCGGGCAGCGCCTACACCGCCGAACTCGGCTCGATGAAGATGCGCGAGGAAATCGACGCGCTGCAGACGATGGGTTTCGATCCGATCAGTGTGCTGGTGCTGCCGCGCATCCTCGCGCTCGTGATCGCCGTACCAATGCTGACATTCCTCGGCGAGATGGCGGCGTTGTACGGCGCCGGCCTTGTCGCCTCGCTCTATGGCAATATCCAGCCGGACGTATTCCTGCAGCGGCTGCGTGAAGTCATCAGCCTCGATCATTTCATGGTCGGGATGATCAAGGCGCCGTTCATGGCTTTGGTGATCGGCATCGTCGCCTGCGTGCGCGGCCTCGAAACAAAAGGCAGCGCGGAATCGCTCGGCCTGCAGACCACCAACGCCGTGGTGCAATCGATCTTCCTCGTGATCGTGCTTGACGGCGTCTTTGCGGTATTCTTCGCGGCGATCGACAAATAA
- the dgcA gene encoding N-acetyl-D-Glu racemase DgcA: MVNQKALQLSVRVETWPIAGHFTISRGAKTEARVVVAELSDGEFQDPIIGRGECVPYARYGESVAAVAATLENLAQKVAAGLSHKEVQSALPAGAARNALDCAFWDLEAKRTGTPVYKLAGLAAPAPLITAFTISLGSPDAMAKAAKEAGARPLLKIKLGGEGDIERIAAIRDAVPHTELIIDANEGWTPDNLAANLDACAKAGVTLVEQPLHADADAALAEIQRPVPVCADESAHDTASLKALLGKYDAVNIKLDKTGGLTEALAMTREAQKLGLMTMTGCMVATSLSMAPAMLVAQSARFVDLDGPLLLARDRDNGLRYEGSRVYPPTRELWG, encoded by the coding sequence ATGGTTAACCAAAAAGCCTTGCAGCTCTCGGTCCGCGTCGAAACCTGGCCCATAGCGGGACATTTCACCATCAGCCGCGGTGCCAAGACCGAGGCGAGGGTGGTGGTCGCCGAACTGTCGGACGGTGAGTTCCAAGATCCGATTATTGGTCGCGGCGAATGTGTCCCCTATGCCCGCTACGGCGAAAGCGTGGCGGCGGTGGCAGCCACGCTGGAAAATTTGGCTCAAAAAGTGGCCGCGGGGCTCTCTCACAAGGAAGTGCAGTCGGCGTTACCGGCGGGCGCGGCCCGCAATGCGCTGGATTGCGCCTTCTGGGACCTTGAGGCCAAGCGCACCGGCACGCCCGTTTACAAGCTGGCCGGGCTTGCGGCGCCGGCCCCCTTGATCACGGCCTTCACCATTTCGCTCGGTTCCCCCGACGCCATGGCGAAAGCAGCGAAAGAGGCGGGTGCGCGGCCGCTGCTCAAAATCAAGCTGGGTGGCGAGGGCGACATCGAGCGCATTGCAGCAATCCGCGACGCGGTTCCGCATACGGAACTCATCATTGACGCCAATGAAGGCTGGACGCCCGACAATCTCGCCGCAAATCTCGATGCCTGCGCCAAGGCCGGCGTGACGCTGGTGGAACAGCCGCTGCATGCCGATGCCGACGCTGCGCTCGCCGAGATTCAAAGACCGGTTCCGGTTTGCGCCGATGAAAGCGCACACGACACCGCCTCGTTAAAGGCGCTGCTTGGAAAATATGACGCGGTGAATATCAAGCTCGACAAGACCGGCGGGCTGACGGAGGCGCTCGCAATGACGCGTGAGGCCCAAAAACTTGGCTTGATGACAATGACCGGATGCATGGTGGCCACGTCGTTGTCGATGGCGCCGGCGATGTTGGTCGCGCAGAGCGCGCGCTTTGTCGATCTCGATGGGCCTTTGTTGCTTGCAAGAGATCGCGACAATGGCCTGCGTTACGAAGGCAGCCGTGTTTATCCGCCGACGAGGGAACTATGGGGATAA
- a CDS encoding SDR family oxidoreductase, translating to MDLGIAGRKAIVCASSRGLGYGCAMALAREGCEVVINGRDEKRLTAAAEEIANATGAKVIPVAADVASPEGQKALFAACPEPDILVNNNAGPPMRDFRELSREQILDGVIANMAVAIELTQKVIDPMIAKKFGRIVNITSGTVKAPLAGLDLSSGARAGLTAFMAGVARQVAGSNVTINFMLPGAFDTDRLTSNIEGNAKRQNISVEQARQNRINSVPAKRFGTADEFGATCAFLCSTHAGYITGQNIMIDGGVYPAAF from the coding sequence ATGGATTTGGGTATCGCCGGCCGTAAGGCCATCGTCTGCGCGTCGAGCCGCGGCCTAGGTTATGGCTGCGCCATGGCACTGGCCCGAGAGGGCTGCGAAGTCGTCATCAACGGTCGCGACGAGAAACGCCTCACAGCGGCGGCCGAAGAAATCGCCAACGCCACCGGCGCCAAGGTCATTCCGGTCGCCGCCGATGTCGCCAGCCCTGAGGGCCAGAAGGCGCTGTTCGCAGCCTGCCCGGAGCCGGACATTCTGGTCAACAACAATGCCGGCCCGCCGATGCGCGATTTCCGCGAATTGTCGCGCGAGCAGATCCTCGACGGTGTGATCGCTAATATGGCGGTGGCGATCGAACTCACGCAGAAAGTCATCGACCCGATGATCGCCAAGAAGTTCGGCCGCATCGTCAACATCACCTCGGGCACGGTCAAAGCGCCGCTCGCCGGACTCGATCTGTCGTCGGGCGCTCGCGCCGGCCTCACCGCCTTCATGGCGGGTGTCGCGCGCCAGGTCGCGGGCTCGAATGTGACGATCAACTTCATGCTGCCCGGCGCTTTCGATACCGATCGGCTGACATCGAATATCGAAGGCAATGCCAAACGACAGAATATTTCCGTCGAGCAGGCGCGTCAGAATCGTATCAACAGCGTGCCGGCAAAACGCTTCGGAACCGCCGACGAGTTCGGCGCAACCTGCGCCTTCCTCTGCTCGACACATGCCGGCTACATCACCGGACAGAATATCATGATCGACGGCGGCGTTTATCCGGCGGCTTTCTGA
- a CDS encoding glycosyltransferase has protein sequence MSIALVALTIFAATALAIHLISIAVAIRQCRPDKRAIAAAPDSPPVSIVLPVCGLENYIEDTLRSAFRLDYPRYELIFCAARPDDPVVPLLHRLMSDHRWIDARLLIGDERISENPKLNNVFKGWREAAYPLISICDSNVLLPRDYIQRLLEKLDPGTGLVCSPPIGCRPDGFFAETECAMLNTYQARWQYLADFIGLGFAQGKTLFWRREQLESAGGIRALGAESAEDAACTKIVRNLGLRVRLMQPPVRQPLGFRKAADVWKRQRRWARLRRASFPFYFSLEIVSGGFPPTIALAATAVLAGIPVLPSLIVFLAVWYGAEWLLAAKAGWHHSRWAVATYMLRDLMLPVLYVNAWLGRGFEWRGNDMRAVEGARLS, from the coding sequence ATGAGCATCGCCCTTGTTGCCCTGACAATTTTCGCGGCGACCGCGCTTGCGATCCATCTCATCAGCATCGCCGTTGCCATTCGGCAATGCCGGCCGGATAAGCGCGCGATCGCCGCCGCACCCGACTCGCCGCCGGTCAGCATCGTGCTGCCGGTTTGCGGGCTCGAGAACTACATCGAAGACACGCTACGTTCAGCCTTCCGGCTCGATTATCCGCGTTACGAATTGATTTTCTGCGCCGCGCGTCCCGACGATCCGGTTGTGCCGCTGTTGCATCGCCTGATGTCGGATCATCGCTGGATCGATGCGCGGCTGCTGATCGGCGACGAGCGCATCAGCGAGAATCCAAAACTCAACAATGTTTTCAAGGGATGGCGGGAAGCCGCCTATCCTCTGATATCGATCTGCGACAGCAACGTGCTTCTGCCGCGCGACTACATTCAGCGGCTGCTGGAAAAGCTTGATCCAGGGACCGGCCTTGTCTGTTCGCCGCCGATTGGTTGCCGTCCTGACGGCTTCTTCGCCGAAACCGAATGCGCGATGCTGAACACCTATCAGGCGCGCTGGCAATATCTGGCGGACTTCATCGGCCTTGGCTTCGCGCAGGGCAAAACGCTGTTCTGGCGGCGTGAGCAATTGGAAAGCGCAGGCGGCATTCGGGCGCTTGGCGCCGAATCGGCCGAGGACGCGGCCTGCACCAAGATCGTCCGCAATCTCGGCCTGCGCGTCCGGCTGATGCAGCCGCCGGTGCGCCAGCCGCTCGGCTTTCGCAAAGCCGCCGATGTGTGGAAGCGGCAGCGGCGCTGGGCGCGACTGCGGCGCGCAAGCTTTCCATTCTATTTCTCGCTGGAAATCGTGTCCGGCGGATTTCCACCGACCATCGCCCTCGCCGCCACCGCCGTCCTCGCCGGTATACCGGTTCTGCCGTCACTGATCGTTTTCCTCGCCGTCTGGTATGGCGCCGAATGGCTTCTGGCCGCCAAGGCGGGCTGGCATCACTCGCGCTGGGCGGTTGCGACTTACATGCTGCGCGACCTGATGCTGCCGGTACTCTATGTCAATGCCTGGCTTGGCCGTGGCTTTGAATGGCGCGGCAACGACATGCGCGCGGTCGAGGGCGCCCGGCTGTCGTAA
- a CDS encoding UDP-2,3-diacylglucosamine diphosphatase: protein MNATRPRRFRTLFISDVHLGARGCQAGKLLDFLRNHEADTIYLVGDIVDGWALKSGWYWPQLHNDVVQKFLRQVRKGTRIIYIPGNHDEFLRGYYGTHFGGIEVVEQATHIAADGRKYLVVHGDHFDLVVTQARWLALLGDKAYDLALTVNRIFNAVRRWLGLGYWSLSQWAKLKVKNAVSYIGEYERALAADAKKHDAQGIICGHIHHAAIHDDFGIRYMNCGDWVESCTAIAEHQDGRLEIIQWLAENPEVEVPEFSEVRAA, encoded by the coding sequence ATGAATGCCACGAGGCCGCGCCGGTTTCGCACGCTGTTCATTTCGGATGTGCATCTTGGCGCCCGCGGGTGCCAGGCGGGCAAGCTGCTGGACTTCCTCCGTAACCACGAGGCGGACACGATCTATCTGGTCGGCGACATCGTCGATGGGTGGGCGCTGAAATCGGGCTGGTACTGGCCGCAATTGCATAACGACGTGGTGCAGAAATTCCTGCGCCAGGTTCGCAAGGGTACGCGGATCATCTACATTCCCGGCAATCACGACGAATTCCTGCGCGGTTATTACGGCACCCATTTCGGCGGCATCGAGGTTGTCGAACAGGCGACCCACATCGCCGCTGACGGCCGCAAATACCTCGTCGTCCATGGCGACCATTTCGACCTTGTCGTGACGCAGGCGCGCTGGCTGGCGTTGCTCGGCGACAAGGCCTACGATTTGGCGCTGACCGTCAACCGGATCTTCAATGCGGTTCGCCGCTGGCTTGGTCTTGGCTACTGGTCGTTGTCACAATGGGCCAAGCTCAAGGTCAAGAATGCCGTATCCTATATCGGCGAGTATGAGCGGGCTTTGGCTGCCGATGCCAAAAAGCACGACGCTCAGGGTATTATCTGCGGTCACATCCATCACGCCGCCATCCATGATGATTTCGGCATCCGCTATATGAATTGCGGTGATTGGGTGGAGAGCTGCACCGCGATTGCAGAGCATCAGGACGGCCGGCTCGAAATCATCCAGTGGCTTGCCGAAAACCCGGAAGTCGAAGTTCCGGAGTTTTCCGAAGTTCGGGCAGCCTGA
- a CDS encoding CHAD domain-containing protein — MSTHPALKPGQPVGAALRDVAAAVVAEAQAILGDGNGDPTKTVHGIRRTFKRWRALLRMLAPFVDESGHQLRIDARELARKLGGARDAQATIDAFRDAAAERSDHSVPFSSRSIATIEGRLEAQRTSHETEFWNPQIRQEMSDYLAAAAAQVAQWDLNEVTFSDLADMLAKTYRRARGSIPKSWDETEAEDLHELRRRVVEHRYQMELIEPAWPRLGKIWVDEAQRLRTRLGKFQDLAVLTEKTGPHQTLAPWRSKLVPLIAQRQAEHAQAARKMAARMFAEPPKAFRRRIEALWDAQAEEAET, encoded by the coding sequence ATGAGCACGCATCCCGCATTGAAACCCGGCCAGCCGGTGGGGGCCGCGTTGCGGGACGTGGCTGCGGCTGTTGTTGCCGAAGCGCAGGCCATTCTGGGCGATGGCAATGGTGACCCGACCAAGACTGTTCACGGTATTCGTCGCACTTTCAAACGATGGCGCGCGTTGTTGCGTATGCTGGCGCCATTTGTTGACGAAAGCGGTCATCAACTGCGGATCGATGCACGCGAACTCGCACGCAAACTCGGGGGTGCGCGCGATGCACAAGCCACGATCGATGCATTTCGGGACGCGGCGGCAGAGCGCTCGGATCACTCGGTTCCTTTTTCTTCGCGATCCATTGCAACCATTGAAGGGCGCCTCGAAGCCCAGCGTACGTCGCATGAAACGGAGTTCTGGAATCCGCAGATCCGGCAGGAGATGTCGGACTATCTCGCCGCCGCCGCTGCGCAAGTTGCGCAGTGGGATTTGAACGAAGTTACGTTTTCCGACCTTGCCGACATGCTGGCGAAGACCTATCGCCGTGCACGCGGCTCGATCCCGAAATCCTGGGACGAGACCGAAGCCGAAGATCTGCACGAATTGCGGCGGCGCGTGGTGGAGCATCGTTATCAGATGGAATTGATCGAGCCGGCCTGGCCGCGTCTTGGCAAGATCTGGGTCGATGAAGCGCAGCGTCTGCGAACCCGGCTTGGGAAATTTCAGGACCTGGCGGTATTGACCGAAAAGACCGGACCGCATCAGACACTGGCGCCATGGCGATCCAAACTCGTGCCGCTGATTGCCCAGAGGCAGGCCGAGCATGCGCAGGCGGCGCGGAAGATGGCGGCGCGGATGTTTGCGGAACCGCCAAAGGCATTCCGCCGCCGTATCGAGGCGCTATGGGACGCACAGGCCGAAGAAGCCGAGACCTAA
- a CDS encoding threonine ammonia-lyase — translation MDAISIADIEQAAGRIAGIAVRTPLIQSPVLDERVGARVFLKAEILQRMGSFKFRGAYNRCASLPVESRPGGVVAYSSGNHAQGVAAAAKLLGMPAVIVMPADAPRPKRERTAALGAQVVLYDRDKEDRAAIAQRIADERGAVIVPPFDDPMVIAGQGTIGREIVEDLAALGMQPDVVVVGASGGGLAAGISMAVKAQVPDADFYTAEPDGFDDTLRSFASGHRERNTRASGTICDALMTATPGELTFPITSRLIGKGVTATDREVEAAVAFAWRELKLVVEPGGAIGLAALLAGRPNVKGKVVVAILSGGNVDPELFSRIIAA, via the coding sequence ATGGACGCCATTTCGATTGCCGATATCGAACAGGCTGCGGGCCGTATAGCCGGTATTGCCGTCCGCACGCCGCTGATTCAATCGCCGGTGCTTGACGAACGGGTCGGGGCCCGCGTCTTCCTCAAGGCAGAAATCCTGCAGCGCATGGGCTCGTTCAAATTTCGCGGCGCCTATAACCGTTGCGCGTCGCTGCCAGTGGAAAGCCGGCCGGGTGGGGTGGTGGCTTATTCTTCGGGCAATCATGCGCAGGGGGTCGCAGCGGCGGCCAAGCTGCTCGGCATGCCGGCGGTGATCGTCATGCCCGCCGATGCGCCACGGCCCAAGCGCGAACGCACCGCCGCGCTCGGCGCGCAGGTGGTGCTGTATGATCGCGACAAGGAAGATCGTGCGGCGATAGCCCAGCGCATTGCCGATGAGCGCGGCGCGGTGATCGTGCCGCCTTTCGACGATCCGATGGTGATTGCCGGGCAGGGCACGATCGGCCGGGAGATCGTTGAGGATCTGGCCGCGCTCGGGATGCAGCCCGATGTCGTGGTGGTCGGCGCCTCGGGTGGCGGGCTTGCCGCCGGGATTTCAATGGCCGTCAAGGCCCAGGTGCCGGACGCCGATTTCTATACCGCGGAGCCCGACGGCTTCGACGATACGCTGCGCTCCTTTGCCAGCGGGCATCGCGAGCGCAACACCCGCGCCAGCGGCACGATTTGCGATGCACTGATGACGGCAACGCCGGGCGAACTGACCTTTCCCATCACCAGCCGACTGATCGGCAAGGGCGTCACCGCGACCGACCGCGAGGTGGAAGCGGCGGTCGCATTCGCCTGGCGCGAATTGAAGCTTGTGGTCGAACCGGGCGGCGCCATCGGCCTCGCCGCATTGCTGGCGGGACGGCCGAATGTGAAGGGCAAGGTCGTGGTGGCGATCCTGTCCGGCGGCAATGTCGATCCGGAATTGTTTTCCCGCATCATTGCGGCGTAA